Part of the Labrus bergylta chromosome 19, fLabBer1.1, whole genome shotgun sequence genome, ATCATTTAAATGTATGGTGGTGTTTAAGGGTGAAGGACAACGGctattgttcatttttattaGCTGGAGGAGTGATATTGGCAATTTGAACAAAATTTTTGTCTCCAAACAGATGGCCTAGGTCCAAATCtgtcctgtggctcctttcccgcatgtcattccccactttatctctctctctcagatcactgactctatacactgtcctatcactacataaaggcataaaaagcctaaaaataaaccttcatttcaattttttttatttttttaagtctgaGGACCTAAAGGACACAAAGCCCAACCCAGATCTGTACTAGTACAGTTTTAAACTGTGATACTCGAGACCATAAAGAGCAAAGACTAAAGGcactaaaacaaacattcattcaaCATTTAGAAATTCAGCATTAGATATCATAATCTTTGATCTTCCAGGCAGCTTTGTTTACTTCCCTACAGTATAAAAACGCCTGTGgtaatatgatgtttttttaattatcaaatATGAAGTTTGGGGGGGGGCTCTGGAAGAAACCTCCAGGAGATGGCATAGCTACCTTCCACTACGTTTCTCAGGTTGGACACATGACTCTGCACTCGAGTTCACTGCTTTCCACGCTGCTGTTTTGGCCATTTCATCAGAGATATTTACAACCAAGGGGTCATATttacaactacacacacacacacacacacacacacacacacacacacacacacacacacacacacacacacacacacacacacacacacacacacacacacacacacacacacacacacacacacacacacacacacacacacacacacacacacacacacacacacacacacacacacacacacacacacacacacacagaaaacagcaAGTAGATGTCAAACCACATGGAGTCAGTGCAGGACAGTTCAAACaagcagacacaaacatgcagagttaaaataaaagaacagcACAAgttccagacacacacacagtccatgtTCTAATGTATAAGAAATGTGGGATTATAGCTTTACATGTGAGTTATCATGGTATGACTGCACATTTTCACAAAGTTAGATAACGATAAAGTTATTTCAACAAGacatacattttcttaaaggccctcaaaataaaacccaacaGCACACAAAGCAGCAGGTTTAAAAGCCagtgattgtgtttttaaatcgcTGAGTGACAGTTTTTGCCATGCGCTGACTGTCTGGGTATCAGTGAGGTTAGAGCGCAGCCATGTGGGTCAGATGTGTAGCATCAGACACACAGCCCTGCTACCTCTTCTTCCATTGGGAGGCTGTGGGTCACTAGTCCTATTCTGTAAGATCTGTTCAAGATGGACATAATAACACAAAGCTGACTGACACTGTCATGATTATCATTGTCAGTTGTACATGGcccttgtttattatttacttTCCTTTTAATGCTGATAAGGGAACTATGTACTTGTGATgtccaaaaaacattttgaccattataaaatgttttttgcctCTTTAAAAGACTCATActacaaaataatacaaaataaccACATACCATATATaactaaaaatagaaaacactctttaaaataaatacaatccATTTAATAGAGATCCAGGCCTCAAAGTGTGCCTCATATGGAGCATCACTCACCTTCCTGAGAGTGTTTTCACTGGGATTTTGAGCAGGTCAGAGCCTTCATAGCCGACCTTCAGTCCCATGTCTTCCTCCTGCAGTCGGGACTCTTTTTGCTGAATGAAAATTTGTATTGGAAGCATTAATCTCGACAATAGCTGTCAATGCAATAAGGCACAACAAGGGAAAAACACAAGAATGAGTTTACGACTGTAATTTTCCTCAGGATGTTCTATGAGGTTTTATTGCTCCATAGTCACTCGTATATTAAATTGGCTGTTATGAGTCTCATGTGGTGATGTTTGTTAGTCAAAATGTCCCTTCCTTACATGGCAATGCTGTTTGATATCcacaacacaaatatttcaaCGTTATTTACAGGTGTTTATGCAGCCAGACTCACACCTTGtattataaaatgatcaatgaCCTGAAACCTGACTGAATGTGTTGAGCACTCTTCATTTGGATCCTACTGAGAAGACCTGGCAGCTCTGTTTACAAATGTAGTATGTTTCATTCTTCTTAATATTAAACTGTTAACAGTGCAAGTTTAAACAGTGCGTTGGACTGTACAAAAGGCAGTCATGCAGGATTTTTTACACATGTACATATAAAACAAATCACCTAGAAGTCTTAATCTGTTCTGTTTTCCCCATTTTAGAAGTTGGAGACTTGTCATAGTAGAACATTAACacttaattataaaaaaaaggctaGTACAGTGATCCagtcaagaaaagaaaaactaaaaatgtctCATATGTCTGCATGAATTACAGACATATCAGACAAgatatcaataaataaataagtttacCAGCTTTTCCCgagctttctttttcttgtcatcttctttcttcttcttactcTCTGGAATCAAATCATCAAGCCAGCTCAGCTCTCTCTTTGTGAAGAAAAAGTCCAGAAGCTTTCGGATAAAGACCAGCGCCAAAACCTGAAGACATGCAGACAATAGatgtattaaaaaaagcattaaCATCATAAAAACTTAATATAATCAGGGAAAACACAGGGATTGTAAAtcagtacatttaaaaacttcCTACATCAAAATCAATGTTATTTATGTATCATGGTGATAAAACAAATGAGATTTATTCAAAGTACAGATACAATAATTCTCTCCCATGAGTTGTGTCAGCCTAGAGTGAACTTAAAGATCTCATTTAAAGTATAAAATGTGCGACAGTCTTTAAAACCATTACCATCATGGGAAACACaactgctgctgcagaggcCTTGATGACCCAGAGCAGCACTAAACAGGTGAGCTGCACCAGGGTGAAGATGTGGACCTTCCACAGTGGCACGTAGCGCAGGTAGATCAGGTCTGGCTGGTGCTTGGCGGGCATACCGAACAGCTTTATCCTGTCAAAGAACTGCAGAGAAaaccagaaaataaaagcagctcaGTGAAGCTGGAGAGACGAGGGGTGACAGGGAGAGGGGGAATAATTCAATCCATTATTCAGAAGAAGGAATACATTTGACAAAAGCCCTTTAGGGTTCTGAATTACGATCAAAGGTTTGGAAGCACAAGAAGCACATTTATCTTCAGCAACGGTTCATGACTGCCATTTCTGTTCAGAATAAAAGGGTATATTATCTtcaaagagcagcagaggagagtcTTACTTGAATGCCTTTGAGGGAAGAGACACCCATGTAGAGAAAGACTCCATACAGGACTGGCATAGGAATAAACTGTGAGGGGCAGAAATGAagtgacaggagaactacagcATTAAATCACAACTCACAGGAAATGAGAGGAAAGCTGCTGCACAGGTCAAATTTCGTGAAAACGTTCCAAATTATTCACAAAACTTGGCCACAAATTAATGACTTTACTTATTTAGGAAGGTTTAAAACGAGAGGCTGTATTATTCCAGCATTTCTTGCATATCTCACCTTAAGCACTGAGGTCATAAATACAGAACAACCCATGAGAACAAAGATCATGAATCCAGTGACCCGCTGCTCCCTGATACCCAGGAACTTGGGCTGCTCTCCTGGCGCGGAGCAGCCAGACTCCACTTTCAGGCTGTTAACGTGGGAGATTGAGAGGACAGTTGCTGCCACAAACCATGGCAGGCCCATGATCGAGCACACACCCAGCATCACTGCCACGATCAGCAAGTCCAGGTGATAGCCACAGCCTTTCTGTGGGGAGATAAAGACAGCAAGAAAGTCTGAAAGCCAGCTCAGCAGCCATGGTTATCTCCTGTGGAGCAAATGTAatccttcagaaaaaaaaaacagaattagaTTAAGAATCATAATCTGTTGAAGATCAAATTTGAACATAATGTTCCTGGAATCTCGGGTTTGCTATTCTTGCCTAATTAATTTTCCTGGTGGActcaatttatttttaacacagtaACACTGTAAAACCCTAAGGCATACATTTAGGCATAATACTTCAGAAAAAGGCTGACAGAGATTATAGTTTGATGTAAGAGTAGAAATAAAGACTACAGAATATGTATACTATACACAAGGATGACAGAAAGGGACAGAGATAAATGAGACACAGAGTattaaggagagagagacaaaacaagaaGCAGCTTGGATTATCCTAAATGGTCCTCATTGCACTGGTTGCATGTTCGATTCCTGATCCTGATGCTGTCTGGTGcatgtcctcccccactctctctccccacatttcctCTTATCCCCTAACCATCCTATCTAATAAATgtcaaacagacaaagaaaatactCTTTAAATTGTGGTTTGTGGTATATTATCACTGTAGTAATTgcaagcttttaaattattttagtgtatatattttattgttctttttgcttttttattgattttattttctgtagtagctttatctcatttcttgttgtttatcatgtatgtatgttttctcggcatcattgtaaatgagagtcgccctcaatgatcgctccaagaacttaaataaaggttgatgatgatatATTTCATTTGCAACAACTTTTCCTTTTCAGGTAAAGAAACCTTATTCAGGGACTGGGATAAACCCTTCTACCCTTCTAGGAGGTCCAGTCCTGTAGGAACCTCCACCttgaaaaacttttaaaatgatgtgtATCTGGATACTACATCACCAGAAGTATATGTCCTCAGGCAGGTGCTGACCTTGAGCTTGTGCTCCTTGCGGTTGATGATGACCGCAGTAATCTGTTGGTCCATAAAGATGAGGATGGTGCACAGCAAGGCAGGCAGCACTGCCACCAGCAGCGTCCACCAGGGATTCTCTCCTAACGGGTCCATCAGCCAGCCTCGGTTCTTTGAAGTTGGCTATGAGGAAAATGCAGCAATAGGCTATATTTAAAATACTAGGCAGACATTTGCCaactttctttgtattttttaagtacttcatttagatatttgcttacaaattaaattaatttaaagagGAGGTATTTATGTGTGATGTCTTATGCAGTGTTCAGACGTGTTGGAATAGATGCCTACCTCAAAGCGGTCAGGAACATCAAGTTTAGGAGAGGGGATCCCCATGAGATAATCCACCACCACCATGATCATGATGGTTATAAAGACAGCGAAGTCGCTCGTAGTGGATCGCACCtacacaacaaaacatacacacaagaacacagctatatttatctgtttttataAGACATGCAGctaagaaatgtttttctttttttctattgtcagtcagacacacagctacaaaTAGAACCTTTTTACTTCAGGTCCCCTCTGAGATACATGGCagaaataattacatttaaGTCGACAGCAACATCATAATAATGCAGACAATACCAGCACCTGCCTACACAGAACACCAAGTGATAACAGACAAGCTGGTACTGTGTGGGAGGATGAAAGAGGATTTGTTCCTCTGTACAGGAGACTGCTCCTGCATACTAATAACTGACACAATGTAAACATTTGCATAGTGTGAGAAGCAATATAGCGTGCAGAGTGATAAAAGGAAAACCATCCCTTCCAGCTTTGAATTTATTGAGGTTTGGATCTCAAACAGTAAATTAATGCACTGCTGTCCTGTGTGCAGGTAAAAGTGATGTTTTAAGAATCTCACCTTGGTGGGAAAATATCTCTGTGTCTTGAACTGCTTAAGGAAGGAGGACAGGAAGAACGTGGtgaagaagaggatgatggACCAGAAGAGAACATCTGGGATGTAAGGTCCATGATGACCGCAGCCCTCGCCCACAAACTCCCCTTTAAGAGTCTTACAcatctagaaaaaaaagaggtaccagaatcagaatcagaatcagggtttatttacacatacaaggaatttgacttggtgtattggtgctaaacaattaacaaggaaataaagcagaactagcaacaacttaaataatacagtagaagaagctattacaatatataaaatagaatttaaaaatgtagaatataaaataaaaaaacacaaaatgtacaaaaggtgcaatgtaggagctgtgcagtggacgatgagaaaaaatcttaatgtgtgtaactactcacagagtgcatgtaaggaagatatatttttaaagtccagtgggcgttaatgtaacgcataaagaacagttcagcattcacattactttgatgttttactgGCTGTGGGGGTGATGAGAGTCTGGGttatgtgggaggaggggggaggggggagggcagGGACATTGTTCATCAGGCTGAaagcagaggggaagaaactgttcttgtggCAAGAGGTTTTGGTCTTGATGGACCACAGCCTCTTGCCAGAGGGGAGAGTCTCAAACAGTCCATGTGCGGGGTGAGAGGGGTCGGCCACAAGGTTAGCACTGTAATTCAGTTtagtttcattcatttcattggTTGGTCAAAGTTTTTGGCAGACTGTGTCCAACTTTAACTatttgaaaaagtatttttctccAAGTTATTCTCATGggacatgtttgtctttgttcgataggacagctaaagagagataGGAAACGTTGGCaggagagagttggggatgacatgcaccaaaggGACGAGATTCTAATTCAAACCCACAGCAGCgacaaggactacagcctgtGTTTATGGGACGGACGCTCTAGCTACTGAACCAGCATCCAGAAATAGTGAtctttttgtgtatttagaGATCAGAATATAAGCTCCTCAACAAATCCTACTCACGtgagagtgtgttgtgtgtttgtaaatcCTGCATATGACACCTTGTGTGTGCTGGCCTCACCGAAACATTGAGGCTGCTCCATGGGATGGTGTCCGGGGTGTATCCAGTCTGGTTCCACTCCTGTATGAGCTTTTCTGATGTGTTGGCTGGTGGGGAGCAATGGCACCTATAGATGGAGGAACAAACCATAACCAAAGGTTGATGCATATCTTTggagtaaaaataaagaaggtGGGCTCAATTGAAAATGAGTTGAAATCACAAGTTGTGATAATTCTGCTTTCATCGGTTGTTTGTTTCTTAATGTAGAATAATTTTCAGTTAAGCCCCCAGCGTCTAAATATGATGAAACCTGTTGTAAAACATACTGTACCGATGTCAATTTAAGAAAGCATCAAACCTACACCTTTAAAAATATTAGTTTATTCCACCAACTCTTTAAGCAAAAGATCTCCtataaaaaacagattaaaaaaaacaaaacaaagtaaaggGTACTCACGAATAAAATGTAAGGTTTTCCAGGTTGCTGTTCATGTTGACAGGGAAGTGTTCTCCCAGGTGAAAGAGCTTCTCCAGCGCTTCATAAATGAAGATAATGCAGATAAGTGCAGCAAAGGCCTCCTCTGTGAATCGGGTGATGTAGCAGACCAGGGAGCTAGCATCTGTGGCCACCAGGACCAGACACAGGAAGGCAGTCCAAAGACCAATGCTGGTCCGTAGGGACAGATAGGATAGTCCATAGTCACTGGAATGAGAATTGTTACATGTACACATTAGGGGCCCATAGAGGTTTTTAAATTCATAAGAAAATGAACACAATTTATGATAAATGCAGAATGTAATGTAGACAATTTGGTTTATTCATTTTGTGACTGTTTTcaattttaaatcaaaagaaaacTTGCATGAACGTACGTGCAGAACTTGAAAAGGATCTTCTCAAACACTAAAACAGGACCTGTGCTGCCTAGAATAGTGAGGGGTTGGCCTGCGAAGAGGGAGTATGCCACTCCTGTCAGTGAGGCCCCAAACAGAGACTCTATGGCACTCTGTAAACACAGACGAGAGGGaaggagtgagggagtgagaaGCTGGAATAGAGGAGGTGAAACCACAccaaggaggagagagggggaaaggcTGAAGGAGAAAAGACAGAGGTAAAGAGAAGACCATCCGAACAAAACAGAGTTTTGATTAAACTGACATCCTCGGCTGTGCCTAAGAGACAAGATAAACTGTTTGATTGTTTCCATCCCGCTGACTGGCCCTTGTCTGCTGAGTTTACCCAGACGCATAACACACCAGCACACAGACAGTCCCTATAACAACAGTCCCTGTCTGAGCAAAACATCAGGGAAAAAAGGAGTGATAGGCAAATGGAAAGAACAATAAGAAGACAGACACTTTATAGAAAAGCTTTCAGTGAGATAACAGATAAGAGCAAACAAATCCCATATTGGAAAGATAAACCACCCAAATGAGTGATGTTGTTTGTACATCTTGTAAATGAGAATATAAAGGCCAAAtggaaatattacatttttttccacacatttcAGACTTACAAAACCAGGTTTATTTCAGATTGTACAGGTGAACCTGTACTGTGCACTGACGCCACTTATCAGCTTCTGCAAGCTCGACAGCTTGAGGTGTCTTTGTCATATGATCTAACATACCATGACAACATCCATTTATCAAGTGCCACATAATTAGCATACTCACACTTGGCAGCTTAATGTTATAATCCTTCTACTTATGGCAGTGCGTACAATACAGCACTTAGACAAAAGtagtgcagtgttttattcccGCTGGGTTCACAAAGAGCACAAGTGCTGCCTCTTAAGTGCCCAAATTGTGGACTTactatgttgttttttgttgcctcTCCTAGAAGTCCTCCAAATGTGATGACAGGGGACATGCAGGCGCAGTAGAGAAACAGGATGGAGGCTAGACACTGCAGACTTAAAGAGTCCCTGATGTCGCTCCAGTAAAACGGCAGTTTCCGCTTAATGTCCAAGATCAGACCTCCAAATATCCTGGAAGGGAATGCCggtttaatttaatgtttgaaatTGAATACATGATTGTATCACTCAACAttgacatacttttttttaaataatcaataaaacaCGAGTCAGATTATTGTGATTCTTCTTATGAGTTAATTCAAAAGATGCATTATCTAAATGTTTGTAGTATCAGGTAGTATCATGACCTATGAACATGCATCTTTAGGATATAAAATACCAAAAACAGCTGCTTAAGtccaacatgttttaaacttGGACAGAATTCATCTTTGTGCTCATATTGTACAGAATGTCACTGCCCACAAagccttcctctctctgttctgaCTCTTTCAACATGGCTTTTGAGGGATTTGATTTCTCACCTTGTAATTCTTCATCACTTTCCCCTGAAACCTGTCCAAATTCTCTGTGCatcttcttattttattttccctgaCAGCTCTGGATTAACCTCTATTGCCAGCCTCAGCCAGCACCTATTCAGCTTTCTTTGCATTATATACTTGCACTCCTCTGTCGCCTAGTCGCTCCCTCATAGCAGGAGCCTTTTATAGTAGCGGTTAGAAGAGAGAGTGAATCTGTAAATAATACAGGACCTCCCAgctga contains:
- the LOC109988690 gene encoding sodium bicarbonate cotransporter 3 isoform X3, whose amino-acid sequence is MDEPSEQMRPLLRTGLDEEALVDHGKSSFSTHTNYEKEDLESHRAVYVGVHVPLGRESKRRHRHRGHKHHRKKKERDSEEGKEDGRESPSYDTPSQRVQFILGTEDDDLEHVPHDLFTELDELSFRDGSATEWKETARWLKFEEDVEDGGERWSKPYVATLSLHSLFELRSCILNGTVMLDMRANSIEEIADMVIDSMVATGQLKEDLRNMVREAMLKKHHHQNERKLSNRIPLVRSIADIGKKHSDPLLLERNGEGLSSSRLSLHKPGAASSVSNLYQRQESKVSILLNHLLPSSSFNTGPFAGQSSLTTPQNTPTPSRSHGTGPGPQGIPEVVVSPPEDDDPPNSAGEEAASPQLSRRTSSASQGLELLPLEGPMVSPNSVPNNLDGNKAVERRPSKVGVDMNFMKKIPPGAEASNVLVGEVDFLEKPIIAFVRLSPAVLITGLTEVPVPTRFLFLLLGPHGKGPQYHEIGRSMATLMTDEIFHDVAYKAKDRTDLLSGIDEFLDQVTVLPPGEWDPTIRIEPPKNVPSQSKRKRPSQPNGTVSPSGELEKEEDNHSGPELQRTGRIFGGLILDIKRKLPFYWSDIRDSLSLQCLASILFLYCACMSPVITFGGLLGEATKNNISAIESLFGASLTGVAYSLFAGQPLTILGSTGPVLVFEKILFKFCTDYGLSYLSLRTSIGLWTAFLCLVLVATDASSLVCYITRFTEEAFAALICIIFIYEALEKLFHLGEHFPVNMNSNLENLTFYSCHCSPPANTSEKLIQEWNQTGYTPDTIPWSSLNVSMCKTLKGEFVGEGCGHHGPYIPDVLFWSIILFFTTFFLSSFLKQFKTQRYFPTKVRSTTSDFAVFITIMIMVVVDYLMGIPSPKLDVPDRFEPTSKNRGWLMDPLGENPWWTLLVAVLPALLCTILIFMDQQITAVIINRKEHKLKKGCGYHLDLLIVAVMLGVCSIMGLPWFVAATVLSISHVNSLKVESGCSAPGEQPKFLGIREQRVTGFMIFVLMGCSVFMTSVLKFIPMPVLYGVFLYMGVSSLKGIQFFDRIKLFGMPAKHQPDLIYLRYVPLWKVHIFTLVQLTCLVLLWVIKASAAAVVFPMMVLALVFIRKLLDFFFTKRELSWLDDLIPESKKKKEDDKKKKAREKLQKESRLQEEDMGLKVGYEGSDLLKIPVKTLSGSCKYDPLVVNISDEMAKTAAWKAVNSSAESCVQPEKRSGSQEKVACVRVDVSPDIPGGSSTAEAFL
- the LOC109988690 gene encoding sodium bicarbonate cotransporter 3 isoform X1, encoding MDEPSEQMRPLLRTGLDEEALVDHGKSSFSTHTNYEKEDLESHRAVYVGVHVPLGRESKRRHRHRGHKHHRKKKERDSEEGKEDGRESPSYDTPSQRVQFILGTEDDDLEHVPHDLFTELDELSFRDGSATEWKETARWLKFEEDVEDGGERWSKPYVATLSLHSLFELRSCILNGTVMLDMRANSIEEIADMVIDSMVATGQLKEDLRNMVREAMLKKHHHQNERKLSNRIPLVRSIADIGKKHSDPLLLERNGEGLSSSRLSLHKPGAASSVSNLYQRQESKVSILLNHLLPSSSFNTGPFAGQSSLTTPQNTPTPSRSHGTGPGPQGIPEVVVSPPEDDDPPNSAGEEAASPQLSRRTSSASQGLELLPLEGPMVSPNSVPNNLDGNKAVERRPSKVGVSRESSSVDLSKVDMNFMKKIPPGAEASNVLVGEVDFLEKPIIAFVRLSPAVLITGLTEVPVPTRFLFLLLGPHGKGPQYHEIGRSMATLMTDEIFHDVAYKAKDRTDLLSGIDEFLDQVTVLPPGEWDPTIRIEPPKNVPSQSKRKRPSQPNGTVSPSGELEKEEDNHSGPELQRTGRIFGGLILDIKRKLPFYWSDIRDSLSLQCLASILFLYCACMSPVITFGGLLGEATKNNISAIESLFGASLTGVAYSLFAGQPLTILGSTGPVLVFEKILFKFCTDYGLSYLSLRTSIGLWTAFLCLVLVATDASSLVCYITRFTEEAFAALICIIFIYEALEKLFHLGEHFPVNMNSNLENLTFYSCHCSPPANTSEKLIQEWNQTGYTPDTIPWSSLNVSMCKTLKGEFVGEGCGHHGPYIPDVLFWSIILFFTTFFLSSFLKQFKTQRYFPTKVRSTTSDFAVFITIMIMVVVDYLMGIPSPKLDVPDRFEPTSKNRGWLMDPLGENPWWTLLVAVLPALLCTILIFMDQQITAVIINRKEHKLKKGCGYHLDLLIVAVMLGVCSIMGLPWFVAATVLSISHVNSLKVESGCSAPGEQPKFLGIREQRVTGFMIFVLMGCSVFMTSVLKFIPMPVLYGVFLYMGVSSLKGIQFFDRIKLFGMPAKHQPDLIYLRYVPLWKVHIFTLVQLTCLVLLWVIKASAAAVVFPMMVLALVFIRKLLDFFFTKRELSWLDDLIPESKKKKEDDKKKKAREKLQKESRLQEEDMGLKVGYEGSDLLKIPVKTLSGSCKYDPLVVNISDEMAKTAAWKAVNSSAESCVQPEKRSGSQEKVACVRVDVSPDIPGGSSTAEAFL
- the LOC109988690 gene encoding sodium bicarbonate cotransporter 3 isoform X5 — protein: MDEPSEQMRPLLRTGLDEEALVDHGKSSFSTHTNYEKEDLESHRAVYVGVHVPLGRESKRRHRHRGHKHHRKKKERDSEEGKEDGRESPSYDTPSQRVQFILGTEDDDLEHVPHDLFTELDELSFRDGSATEWKETARWLKFEEDVEDGGERWSKPYVATLSLHSLFELRSCILNGTVMLDMRANSIEEIADMVIDSMVATGQLKEDLRNMVREAMLKKHHHQNERKLSNRIPLVRSIADIGKKHSDPLLLERNGEGLSSSRLSLHKPGAASSVSNLYQRQESKVSILLNHLLPSSSFNTGPFAGQSSLTTPQNTPTPSRSHGTGPGPQGIPEVVVSPPEDDDPPNSAGEEAASPQLSRRTSSASQGLELLPLEGPMVSPNSVPNNLDGNKAVERRPSKVDMNFMKKIPPGAEASNVLVGEVDFLEKPIIAFVRLSPAVLITGLTEVPVPTRFLFLLLGPHGKGPQYHEIGRSMATLMTDEIFHDVAYKAKDRTDLLSGIDEFLDQVTVLPPGEWDPTIRIEPPKNVPSQSKRKRPSQPNGTVSPSGELEKEEDNHSGPELQRTGRIFGGLILDIKRKLPFYWSDIRDSLSLQCLASILFLYCACMSPVITFGGLLGEATKNNISAIESLFGASLTGVAYSLFAGQPLTILGSTGPVLVFEKILFKFCTDYGLSYLSLRTSIGLWTAFLCLVLVATDASSLVCYITRFTEEAFAALICIIFIYEALEKLFHLGEHFPVNMNSNLENLTFYSCHCSPPANTSEKLIQEWNQTGYTPDTIPWSSLNVSMCKTLKGEFVGEGCGHHGPYIPDVLFWSIILFFTTFFLSSFLKQFKTQRYFPTKVRSTTSDFAVFITIMIMVVVDYLMGIPSPKLDVPDRFEPTSKNRGWLMDPLGENPWWTLLVAVLPALLCTILIFMDQQITAVIINRKEHKLKKGCGYHLDLLIVAVMLGVCSIMGLPWFVAATVLSISHVNSLKVESGCSAPGEQPKFLGIREQRVTGFMIFVLMGCSVFMTSVLKFIPMPVLYGVFLYMGVSSLKGIQFFDRIKLFGMPAKHQPDLIYLRYVPLWKVHIFTLVQLTCLVLLWVIKASAAAVVFPMMVLALVFIRKLLDFFFTKRELSWLDDLIPESKKKKEDDKKKKAREKLQKESRLQEEDMGLKVGYEGSDLLKIPVKTLSGSCKYDPLVVNISDEMAKTAAWKAVNSSAESCVQPEKRSGSQEKVACVRVDVSPDIPGGSSTAEAFL
- the LOC109988690 gene encoding sodium bicarbonate cotransporter 3 isoform X4, which codes for MDEPSEQMRPLLRTGLDEEALVDHGKSSFSTHTNYEKEDLESHRAVYVGVHVPLGRESKRRHRHRGHKHHRKKKERDSEEGKEDGRESPSYDTPSQRVQFILGTEDDDLEHVPHDLFTELDELSFRDGSATEWKETARWLKFEEDVEDGGERWSKPYVATLSLHSLFELRSCILNGTVMLDMRANSIEEIADMVIDSMVATGQLKEDLRNMVREAMLKKHHHQNERKLSNRIPLVRSIADIGEGLSSSRLSLHKPGAASSVSNLYQRQESKVSILLNHLLPSSSFNTGPFAGQSSLTTPQNTPTPSRSHGTGPGPQGIPEVVVSPPEDDDPPNSAGEEAASPQLSRRTSSASQGLELLPLEGPMVSPNSVPNNLDGNKAVERRPSKVGVSRESSSVDLSKVDMNFMKKIPPGAEASNVLVGEVDFLEKPIIAFVRLSPAVLITGLTEVPVPTRFLFLLLGPHGKGPQYHEIGRSMATLMTDEIFHDVAYKAKDRTDLLSGIDEFLDQVTVLPPGEWDPTIRIEPPKNVPSQSKRKRPSQPNGTVSPSGELEKEEDNHSGPELQRTGRIFGGLILDIKRKLPFYWSDIRDSLSLQCLASILFLYCACMSPVITFGGLLGEATKNNISAIESLFGASLTGVAYSLFAGQPLTILGSTGPVLVFEKILFKFCTDYGLSYLSLRTSIGLWTAFLCLVLVATDASSLVCYITRFTEEAFAALICIIFIYEALEKLFHLGEHFPVNMNSNLENLTFYSCHCSPPANTSEKLIQEWNQTGYTPDTIPWSSLNVSMCKTLKGEFVGEGCGHHGPYIPDVLFWSIILFFTTFFLSSFLKQFKTQRYFPTKVRSTTSDFAVFITIMIMVVVDYLMGIPSPKLDVPDRFEPTSKNRGWLMDPLGENPWWTLLVAVLPALLCTILIFMDQQITAVIINRKEHKLKKGCGYHLDLLIVAVMLGVCSIMGLPWFVAATVLSISHVNSLKVESGCSAPGEQPKFLGIREQRVTGFMIFVLMGCSVFMTSVLKFIPMPVLYGVFLYMGVSSLKGIQFFDRIKLFGMPAKHQPDLIYLRYVPLWKVHIFTLVQLTCLVLLWVIKASAAAVVFPMMVLALVFIRKLLDFFFTKRELSWLDDLIPESKKKKEDDKKKKAREKLQKESRLQEEDMGLKVGYEGSDLLKIPVKTLSGSCKYDPLVVNISDEMAKTAAWKAVNSSAESCVQPEKRSGSQEKVACVRVDVSPDIPGGSSTAEAFL